A portion of the Meleagris gallopavo isolate NT-WF06-2002-E0010 breed Aviagen turkey brand Nicholas breeding stock chromosome 16, Turkey_5.1, whole genome shotgun sequence genome contains these proteins:
- the XPO6 gene encoding exportin-6 isoform X2: MTEFFHNCTTNERKREIEELLNNFAQQIGAWRFCLYFLSSTRNDYVMMYSLTVFENLINKMWLGVPSQDKMEIRSCLPKLLLAQHKTLPYFIRNKLCKVIVDIGRQDWPMFYHDFFTNILQLIQSPVTTPLGLIMLKTTSEELACPREDLSVARKEELRKLLLDQVQTVLGLLTGILESIWDKHSVTAATPPPSPTSGESGDLLSSLLQSPSAAKLLNQPIPILDTDSEYICSLALECLAHLFSWIPLSTSITPSLLTTIFHFARFGCDTRVRKMSSVNGSSQNVGLGAERGRLGVLAMSCINELMSKNCVPMEFEEYLLRMFQQTFYLLQKITKENNAHTVKSRLEELDESYIEKFTDFLRLFVSVHLRRIESYSQFPVVEFLALLFKYTFHQPTHEGYFSCLDIWTLFLDYLTSKIKSRLADKEAVLNRYEDALVLLLTEVLNRIQFRYNQAQLEELDDETLDDDQTEWQRYLRQSLEVVAKVMELLPTHAFSTLFPVLQDNLEVYLGLQQFVVTSGTGHRLNITAENDCRRLHCSLRDLSSLLQAVGRLAEYFIGDMFAARFNDALTVVERLVKVTLYGSQIKLYNIETAVPSVLKPDLIDVHAQSLAALQAYSHWLAQFYSEVHRQNPEQFISLVSTALEAITPLISSKVQEKLLLSACHLLVSLATTVRPVFLISIPAVQKVFNRITDTSAQRLPDKAQVLVCRALSNVLLLPWPNLPESEQQWAVRSTNHTSLISALTRDYRQLKSNAVLPQRKVQLEDTKVIIHQTLSVLEDIVESISGESTKSRQICYQSLQESVQVSLALFPAFIHQSDVTDEMLSFFLTLFQGLRVQMGVPFTEQIIQTFLNMFTREQLAESILHEGSTGCRVVEKFLKILQVVVQEPGQVFKPFLPSVISLCMEQVYPIIAERSSPDVKAELFELLFRVLHHNWRYFFKSSVLASVQRGVAEEQMENEAQFSAIMQAFGQSFLQPDIHLFKQNLFYLETLNTKQKLYHKKIFRTTMLFQFVNVLLQVLVHKSHDLLQEEIGIATYNMASVDFDGFYSAFLPEFLASCDGVDSNQKNVLGRNFKMDRDLPSFTQNVHRLVNDLRYYRLCNDSLPPGTVKL; this comes from the exons aacCTAATCAATAAGATGTGGCTTGGGGTCCCATCTCAAGACAAAATGGAGATCCGCAGCTGCCTGCCCAAGCTCCTGCTAGCTCAGCACAAAACTCTGCCTTACTTCATCAGGAACAAACTCTGCAAAGTCATTGTGGATATTGGCCGACAGGACTGGCCGATGTTCTACCATGACTTTTTCACTAACATCTTGCAG ttgaTTCAGTCTCCCGTGACCACTCCTCTGGGACTGATCATGTTGAAAACAACCTCAGAAGAACTGGCGTGTCCACGGGAGGATCTGAGTGTAGCCCGCAAGGAAGAGCTACGTAAGCTGCTGCTGGACCAGGTGCAAACCGTGCTTGGACTCCTCACAG GTATTTTGGAGAGCATCTGGGACAAACACAGTGTTACTGCTGCCACTCCGCCACCATCCCCGACTTCAGGAGAAAGTG GTGACCTGCTGAGCAGCCTGTTGCAGAGCCCCAGCGCAGCCAAATTACTGAACCAGCCAATCCCCATCCTCGACACAGACAGTGAATACATCTGCTCCCTGGCTCTGGAGTGCCTGGCCCACCTCTTCAGCTGGATCCCTCTGTCCACCAGCATCACCCCCTCGCTCCTCACCACCATCTTCCACTTTGCCCGCTTTGGCTGTGACACACGTGTCAGGAAGATGTCCTCGGTCAATGGCAGCAGCCAGAAcgtggggctgggagcagagcggGGCCGGCTGGGCGTCTTGGCCATGTCCTGCATCAATGAACTGATGTCCAAGAACTGTGTGCCTATGGAGTTTGAGGAGTATTTGTTACGGATGTTCCAGCAGACTTTCTACCTCCTGCAGAAGATTACTAAGGAGAATAACGCCCATACGGTGAAGAGCCGGCTGGAGGAACTGGATGAAAG CTACATTGAGAAGTTTACAGACTTCCTTCGTCTCTTTGTGAGTGTCCATCTACGAAGAATTGAATCCTACTCCCAGTTCCCCGTGGTTGAGTTTCTGGCACTGTTGTTCAAGTACACTTTTCATCAG CCTACCCACGAAGGTTACTTTTCTTGCTTAGACATCTGGACACTCTTCTTGGACTACCTGACCAGCAAAATTAAGAGCCGTCTGGCTGACAAAGAAGCAGTGCTCAACAG GTACGAAGACGCCTTGGTTCTGTTGCTGACAGAGGTTTTGAATCGAATCCAGTTCAGGTATAACCAGGcacagctggaggagctggatGACGAGACACTGGATGATGAT CAGACCGAGTGGCAGCGGTACTTGCGCCAAAGTTTGGAAGTGGTTGCAAAAGTCATGGAGCTCTTGCCAACTCATGCCTTCTCCACGCTA TTTCCAGTTCTGCAGGATAACCTGGAAGTGTATCTGGGACTCCAGCAGTTCGTGGTCACGTCAGGGACAG GTCACAGACTGAACATCACTGCAGAGAATGACTGCCGTCGTTTGCACTGCTCCCTGAGGGACCTGAGCTCCTTGCTGCAGGCTGTTGGTCGTTTAGCAGAGTACTTCATTGGGGATATGTTTGCTGCCAGGTTTAACGATGCTCTCACAGTGGTGGAGAG GTTGGTAAAAGTAACGCTGTACGGATCCCAGATTAAACTGTACAACATTGAAACTGCAGTACCATCTGTATTGAAACCTGACCTTATTGATGT CCACGCTCAGTCCCTGGCTGCACTGCAGGCCTACTCACACTGGCTGGCACAGTTCTACAGTGAAGTGCATCGGCAGAACCCGGAGCAGTTCATCTCTCTCGTCTCCACAGCTCTGGAGGCCATCACACCCCTCATCAGTTCAAAG GTGCAGGAGAAGTTGCTGCTGTCTGCGTGCCACCTGCTGGTCTCTTTAGCCACTACGGTGCGACCAGTGTTCCTGATCAGCATCCCTGCAGTGCAGAAGGTGttcaacagaatcacagacacTTCTGCCCAGCGGCTTCCTGATAAG GCCCAGGTGCTGGTGTGCAGAGCATTATCAAATGTATTGTTGCTCCCTTGGCCAAATCTTCCAGAGAGTGAGCAGCAGTGGGCGGTTCGTTCCACCAACCACACCAGCCTCATCTCTGCCCTGACCAGGGACTATCGCCAATTGAAATCCAATGCTGTATTGCCACAGAGGAAGGTGCAGCTGGAGGACA CCAAAGTGATCATCCATCAGACACTCAGCGTTTTAGAAGATATTGTAGAAAGTATCTCTGGAGAATCCACCAAGTCTCGGCAGATCTGTTATCAGTCGCTGCAAGAATCCGTGCAGGTCTCACTAGCCCTCTTCCCAGCTTTCATTCATCAGTCAG ATGTGACGGATGAGATGCTGAGCTTCTTCCTCACTTTGTTTCAAGGACTGAGAGTGCAGATGGGAGTGCCTTTCACTGAGCAGATCATACAGACCTTCCTAAATATGTTCACCAG AGAGCAGCTGGCAGAGAGCATCCTCCATGAGGGGAGCACTGGCTGTCGGGTGGTGGAGAAGTTTTTGAAAATTCTGCAAGTGGTGGTGCAGGAACCAGGCCAAGTATTCAAGCCTTTTCTACCCAGCGTCATCTCACTGTGCATGGAGCAGGTGTACCCCATCATCGCAGAG CGCTCATCTCCTGATGTGAAAGCAGAGTTATTTGAGCTGCTTTTCCGAGTCCTCCACCACAACTGGCGGTACTTCTTCAAATCCAGTGTCCTGGCCAGTGTCCAGAGGGGGGTGGCAGAAGAGCAGATGGAGAACGAAGCGCAGTTCAGTGCCATCATGCAG GCATTTGGCCAGTCCTTCCTGCAGCCCGACATTCACCTCTTCAAGCAGAATCTCTTCTACCTGGAGACACTGAACACCAAGCAGAAGCTGTACCACAAG AAGATCTTTCGGACGACCATGCTGTTCCAGTTTGTGAATGTGCTGCTCCAGGTGCTCGTCCACAAATCCCACgacctgctgcaggaggagattGGCATTGCCACCTACAACATGGCCTCGGTGGACTTTGATGGCTTCTACTCAGCCTTCCTCCCTGAGTTCCTGGCCAGCTGTGACGGTGTGGACTCAAACCAGAAAAATGTGCTGGGAAGGAATTTCAAAATGGACAGG GACCTGCCATCGTTTACCCAGAATGTGCACAGACTGGTGAATGACCTGCGTTACTACAGACTTTGCAATGACAGTTTGCCCCCCGGAACTGTGAAACTATAG
- the XPO6 gene encoding exportin-6 isoform X1, translating into MTEFFHNCTTNERKREIEELLNNFAQQIGAWRFCLYFLSSTRNDYVMMYSLTVFENLINKMWLGVPSQDKMEIRSCLPKLLLAQHKTLPYFIRNKLCKVIVDIGRQDWPMFYHDFFTNILQLIQSPVTTPLGLIMLKTTSEELACPREDLSVARKEELRKLLLDQVQTVLGLLTGILESIWDKHSVTAATPPPSPTSGESGDLLSSLLQSPSAAKLLNQPIPILDTDSEYICSLALECLAHLFSWIPLSTSITPSLLTTIFHFARFGCDTRVRKMSSVNGSSQNVGLGAERGRLGVLAMSCINELMSKNCVPMEFEEYLLRMFQQTFYLLQKITKENNAHTVKSRLEELDESYIEKFTDFLRLFVSVHLRRIESYSQFPVVEFLALLFKYTFHQPTHEGYFSCLDIWTLFLDYLTSKIKSRLADKEAVLNRYEDALVLLLTEVLNRIQFRYNQAQLEELDDETLDDDQQTEWQRYLRQSLEVVAKVMELLPTHAFSTLFPVLQDNLEVYLGLQQFVVTSGTGHRLNITAENDCRRLHCSLRDLSSLLQAVGRLAEYFIGDMFAARFNDALTVVERLVKVTLYGSQIKLYNIETAVPSVLKPDLIDVHAQSLAALQAYSHWLAQFYSEVHRQNPEQFISLVSTALEAITPLISSKVQEKLLLSACHLLVSLATTVRPVFLISIPAVQKVFNRITDTSAQRLPDKAQVLVCRALSNVLLLPWPNLPESEQQWAVRSTNHTSLISALTRDYRQLKSNAVLPQRKVQLEDTKVIIHQTLSVLEDIVESISGESTKSRQICYQSLQESVQVSLALFPAFIHQSDVTDEMLSFFLTLFQGLRVQMGVPFTEQIIQTFLNMFTREQLAESILHEGSTGCRVVEKFLKILQVVVQEPGQVFKPFLPSVISLCMEQVYPIIAERSSPDVKAELFELLFRVLHHNWRYFFKSSVLASVQRGVAEEQMENEAQFSAIMQAFGQSFLQPDIHLFKQNLFYLETLNTKQKLYHKKIFRTTMLFQFVNVLLQVLVHKSHDLLQEEIGIATYNMASVDFDGFYSAFLPEFLASCDGVDSNQKNVLGRNFKMDRDLPSFTQNVHRLVNDLRYYRLCNDSLPPGTVKL; encoded by the exons aacCTAATCAATAAGATGTGGCTTGGGGTCCCATCTCAAGACAAAATGGAGATCCGCAGCTGCCTGCCCAAGCTCCTGCTAGCTCAGCACAAAACTCTGCCTTACTTCATCAGGAACAAACTCTGCAAAGTCATTGTGGATATTGGCCGACAGGACTGGCCGATGTTCTACCATGACTTTTTCACTAACATCTTGCAG ttgaTTCAGTCTCCCGTGACCACTCCTCTGGGACTGATCATGTTGAAAACAACCTCAGAAGAACTGGCGTGTCCACGGGAGGATCTGAGTGTAGCCCGCAAGGAAGAGCTACGTAAGCTGCTGCTGGACCAGGTGCAAACCGTGCTTGGACTCCTCACAG GTATTTTGGAGAGCATCTGGGACAAACACAGTGTTACTGCTGCCACTCCGCCACCATCCCCGACTTCAGGAGAAAGTG GTGACCTGCTGAGCAGCCTGTTGCAGAGCCCCAGCGCAGCCAAATTACTGAACCAGCCAATCCCCATCCTCGACACAGACAGTGAATACATCTGCTCCCTGGCTCTGGAGTGCCTGGCCCACCTCTTCAGCTGGATCCCTCTGTCCACCAGCATCACCCCCTCGCTCCTCACCACCATCTTCCACTTTGCCCGCTTTGGCTGTGACACACGTGTCAGGAAGATGTCCTCGGTCAATGGCAGCAGCCAGAAcgtggggctgggagcagagcggGGCCGGCTGGGCGTCTTGGCCATGTCCTGCATCAATGAACTGATGTCCAAGAACTGTGTGCCTATGGAGTTTGAGGAGTATTTGTTACGGATGTTCCAGCAGACTTTCTACCTCCTGCAGAAGATTACTAAGGAGAATAACGCCCATACGGTGAAGAGCCGGCTGGAGGAACTGGATGAAAG CTACATTGAGAAGTTTACAGACTTCCTTCGTCTCTTTGTGAGTGTCCATCTACGAAGAATTGAATCCTACTCCCAGTTCCCCGTGGTTGAGTTTCTGGCACTGTTGTTCAAGTACACTTTTCATCAG CCTACCCACGAAGGTTACTTTTCTTGCTTAGACATCTGGACACTCTTCTTGGACTACCTGACCAGCAAAATTAAGAGCCGTCTGGCTGACAAAGAAGCAGTGCTCAACAG GTACGAAGACGCCTTGGTTCTGTTGCTGACAGAGGTTTTGAATCGAATCCAGTTCAGGTATAACCAGGcacagctggaggagctggatGACGAGACACTGGATGATGAT CAGCAGACCGAGTGGCAGCGGTACTTGCGCCAAAGTTTGGAAGTGGTTGCAAAAGTCATGGAGCTCTTGCCAACTCATGCCTTCTCCACGCTA TTTCCAGTTCTGCAGGATAACCTGGAAGTGTATCTGGGACTCCAGCAGTTCGTGGTCACGTCAGGGACAG GTCACAGACTGAACATCACTGCAGAGAATGACTGCCGTCGTTTGCACTGCTCCCTGAGGGACCTGAGCTCCTTGCTGCAGGCTGTTGGTCGTTTAGCAGAGTACTTCATTGGGGATATGTTTGCTGCCAGGTTTAACGATGCTCTCACAGTGGTGGAGAG GTTGGTAAAAGTAACGCTGTACGGATCCCAGATTAAACTGTACAACATTGAAACTGCAGTACCATCTGTATTGAAACCTGACCTTATTGATGT CCACGCTCAGTCCCTGGCTGCACTGCAGGCCTACTCACACTGGCTGGCACAGTTCTACAGTGAAGTGCATCGGCAGAACCCGGAGCAGTTCATCTCTCTCGTCTCCACAGCTCTGGAGGCCATCACACCCCTCATCAGTTCAAAG GTGCAGGAGAAGTTGCTGCTGTCTGCGTGCCACCTGCTGGTCTCTTTAGCCACTACGGTGCGACCAGTGTTCCTGATCAGCATCCCTGCAGTGCAGAAGGTGttcaacagaatcacagacacTTCTGCCCAGCGGCTTCCTGATAAG GCCCAGGTGCTGGTGTGCAGAGCATTATCAAATGTATTGTTGCTCCCTTGGCCAAATCTTCCAGAGAGTGAGCAGCAGTGGGCGGTTCGTTCCACCAACCACACCAGCCTCATCTCTGCCCTGACCAGGGACTATCGCCAATTGAAATCCAATGCTGTATTGCCACAGAGGAAGGTGCAGCTGGAGGACA CCAAAGTGATCATCCATCAGACACTCAGCGTTTTAGAAGATATTGTAGAAAGTATCTCTGGAGAATCCACCAAGTCTCGGCAGATCTGTTATCAGTCGCTGCAAGAATCCGTGCAGGTCTCACTAGCCCTCTTCCCAGCTTTCATTCATCAGTCAG ATGTGACGGATGAGATGCTGAGCTTCTTCCTCACTTTGTTTCAAGGACTGAGAGTGCAGATGGGAGTGCCTTTCACTGAGCAGATCATACAGACCTTCCTAAATATGTTCACCAG AGAGCAGCTGGCAGAGAGCATCCTCCATGAGGGGAGCACTGGCTGTCGGGTGGTGGAGAAGTTTTTGAAAATTCTGCAAGTGGTGGTGCAGGAACCAGGCCAAGTATTCAAGCCTTTTCTACCCAGCGTCATCTCACTGTGCATGGAGCAGGTGTACCCCATCATCGCAGAG CGCTCATCTCCTGATGTGAAAGCAGAGTTATTTGAGCTGCTTTTCCGAGTCCTCCACCACAACTGGCGGTACTTCTTCAAATCCAGTGTCCTGGCCAGTGTCCAGAGGGGGGTGGCAGAAGAGCAGATGGAGAACGAAGCGCAGTTCAGTGCCATCATGCAG GCATTTGGCCAGTCCTTCCTGCAGCCCGACATTCACCTCTTCAAGCAGAATCTCTTCTACCTGGAGACACTGAACACCAAGCAGAAGCTGTACCACAAG AAGATCTTTCGGACGACCATGCTGTTCCAGTTTGTGAATGTGCTGCTCCAGGTGCTCGTCCACAAATCCCACgacctgctgcaggaggagattGGCATTGCCACCTACAACATGGCCTCGGTGGACTTTGATGGCTTCTACTCAGCCTTCCTCCCTGAGTTCCTGGCCAGCTGTGACGGTGTGGACTCAAACCAGAAAAATGTGCTGGGAAGGAATTTCAAAATGGACAGG GACCTGCCATCGTTTACCCAGAATGTGCACAGACTGGTGAATGACCTGCGTTACTACAGACTTTGCAATGACAGTTTGCCCCCCGGAACTGTGAAACTATAG